GTGCATTGAAATTAAAAAGTTAGTCCATCAGTCCATTACATGGAAATGTTAGTTAATATGCTATGACAGTCATACAACAAACAAGCCACTTTATTTGTATCTTTCTATAAACATGCTTCATCGAAAATTCTCAAATATGCCCATATGGGAAATAGGTCTGTGTGTCGGTCCCACGATAAAGCACAAAAACTGAATTACAGGCTTGTCCCAGAATCTCTCGTGACATTTGCAGACTTGAATACAGGTTGTCTGACTCAACACTTTCTCCGGTAGGCTGTGCTATTATTACCTGAAGGTGGCCCTTTTTTGTCATCTCAACGTCCAAAGCTATATTGTCCACTTGTAAATCAGCTCTGGTTGTGAAATTTTGTCTTTGAATAATTGTAATTGGCCAGTCACTGTTTGTTGTTACTACTGCCTCTGTGATGTGTCTGTACCAACATCAAGCATTCAGACTGAGCTATTTATTAAGAGATCTGGACACATTTCAAGTGTGTCAGTAAAAGAACTTCAGGTGATTATAGGTGTGGAAATAGCATGTAAGCATTAAGTGTCTTGGTTAAGATCAATCTCAGGTTTGCTTAGATTTTTCGTGATGGAAGTGATGAGCCTAGGGCCAGGTTAGGTTTACAAATTGGGTTATTCTGAATTTGGATAATATACTTTACAAGTGCCTTTTTCATTTTAGGCACCTCACATTTAGTTGAGAGACAACACTGGACTGtctgatatttattttccttttcattgtttgtatGCCAGTGATGAATGGACTGCTTTAAACCACTGCAGTTTTGGAGAAAAAGGGCATATAATACCATGAGGTAGTCATTCTTTATTGTTACTTATTATCTCTGCACAGACACATAAAGCACCAAGTGAAGAGGTTGAAAAGCTGCCAGTTTCTAAATCTGCAGCAGTCAGTGGCTACACCCTGGTCACCGACTCTCCTGGACTTCCCAGGGACCCTGGATTTGGGCCTCAGACAAAGGATCGGCCTGCCACTCCATGCTCCGAGACCCCCATCCTCAACGGCTACAAGGCAGTGGAGGAAGTGATGGtggagagggaagggaagagtgaggaggaagaggaggaggaggacattaGTTTGGACAGCCTTCTTAAGAGATCAAGAGAGTATgtgaagagagagcagagtcaGCAGGGGTCAAAAGTTGTCCACACTGTCACCAGGACTCCCCCACCTGAGACTGTCTCTGACAAGGAGAATAAGAGCGGCAGTCCCATGGGGGACACGGGCATTGAGTTTGGATTCAGTCTGCACCATAGCCCTATTGGCCCACCTCAGACCCAAATCCAGCATCAAACTGTGCCCGACCCCAGTCCACAACAGTCTGGCTGCCTCTCACCTAGTCTACCTGACCGGTATACTCGTCTCCCCAGTCCAGAGTCCAGCATTAGTCCCCGTCCACAGAGACGCAGACCTCGGCCAGTTTCTACAGGGAACATCCATATTTCGTTTCCCATCGGGCCAGCAGACCTTATCCCCCGAAGCCCAGGAAGGTCAGGGGAAGGAGCTGACATGGCAGATCGGGGAGAAGCTCTCTCAGGAGCCACAAAGTCCTCCGATTACTGGGGCTCAGTGGGGAGTGAAGGTGGGTGCGGTGTTAGCAGGAGTGGCAATCGTCGATCCAGCCACTGTGGTACCAGTCCAGTGCAGGAGACCTGTAGCCCTGTTTGCACCTCAGGGCCAAGCCTGAAGGGACACCTTGACCATCGGGCTGCAGGATTTCGCCGGCGCTGCCATACCCTGGACAGCCAGCTGCATGCCTGGCACTCTGGAGTGGAGCACATAGACCGCAGCCAGGAAAGGGTTCCTCGCTTCATGGCAGGAGTTACACGGTTGGCTCCAAGTTGACGCACCCCTGCAGCCCCTTTAAACCAGTCGTATGAGGTAGATAACCCCTCACCACCTCTGCTGAGGCCCCGCATGACTCCTGACCTGGCTCAGGTCACGCTCAGGATGGAGCCTGATGACCCTCAGGGGACAAACAATGGGAGGACAACACCAACTGTCCTCAGAAATGCAGCTGAGGCACAGGGCAGCAAGACAGGTGAGTCTCTTTGGAACAGCTCCTGTAATGCACATTGTGTTCACTAGTTCAATTGTGTCATTTCCACTGAGATCACTGTTTCTCCCACTGCAGCTTTTAGGTGAAATATTGtatgagagagaggcaggggaagTAAAGGAAAAGGATACAACCTTTCAAAGATAAATaattttatgtgtatttattcatgcacATCAACAGAGAACTGTGAACTTgaatttttagtattttaataCAAAACTTGTGCCACTGAAACTCCAGTCAGCGCTGCTAATAACACGATTGTCTTCAATCTACCTTctgaaattcaattcaaatgatTGTATTCACTACCACGCTCACTGATATACACCATCACAATGCcattgtttttgactgttgtaGCTTGTTGAAATAGTTTTTAGTGGCAACAACTGATTGTTACACACAAAACTCATATGTAGCTTGATACTTTGTGTGGAGTATTTAATGATTGGGTAGGTACATCTTACAATTTTTTAAAGACGTATCTGTACTTAAATGTAAGCTCGAAGAAGGTCAGAGTTAAAGGGaaataagtcaaaatgttttatctgtgcCTAAAGAACTATGCCTTCGCTATCTGAAATATTTAAGCATGCATATATTTACCCATTGTGTTCATAAACATCTAGTGCTAATAGCTGTAAGTGAATTTACAAAGTCAGTTTCATACTGACAGTCATATAATGTAGTTGCCATGAATATACAGAGGATTTAAGTGTATAATTCAGTTATTGGAGTTTTTTGTTCAAGGGCTTTGAGTACctgtttgtgctttgtttctttatttaatggTGCTGAGTTTACAGTACtcatttcagtgtatttcaaCATTTGGCTTAAATCAgtgccaaataaaaaaaaaatctaaatgtatttgtttacacaCTGGCGTGCTACATTAATGTAGCTTCACAAAACACTCAGTAAGAGAGTAAAAGTAAATTGTGAACACCATATAAAATGCATGCCAATTTCTCTAAACTTTTCCCTTATTTCCCACTGCCCATGTCAGGAATAAGGGGTCAGACTCTGAATAAAAGAATACTTACATGAACATATTATCGAACCACATGGTGATGAATTGGTACACCCACTCGATCACTGCGATATCAAATTGACTTTATACTTCTGCGTCAGTCGTATTCattgtgttgatgttgtttaCCAACATTGCTGtactctttcttctttttttttatttaaacgccaaattgtttttttatgaccaGAATAAATTCTGCAAGTATTTGAATTGTCTGGACTCTGATTTTGATAAAATGGAGCGatatttaaagtgaaactgCTTTGACTCAACAAGTCACGCAAGGGAGTAAATGGCAGTTAAACATCTCATGATACAGTGCTGTTGACAGTAATatcatttaatcatatttttggGCCTCTAAGGCATCAGCCATTCTCAGTGTACTTAAAATCCAAAAGACTGGCacaaatttaaaacatatttacaacaACTACTTGGGCACGAAATAGATAACAGACGTAGTGTGTGTTGCTAAAAATACTTTGGTACTGTAATGTAGATTTGTGTCAGGGAAGCTTTTAAGAGTTCTAAGTAGTAAGATTTGGACAAGTACAACgtttgaaaaacatttgtttatctTACAATAGAAACTGATGGGAGAACCAAGAGTGGCTGTTGGATCATtttacaacaacagaaacaataaaGAAGCCAAACTACATGTGGCACTTTCACTTAATAGTGAACTTTATTGAGGTTAGTTGGACATATACCATATCAAATATTTGTATGCATTTGGAATCAGTgtagattaaaacaaaacaattgttagGTAAATAACTGAGTGTAAGCCACTGGTTTACTACTATACTACAACTCTATTAtatatgaacacacaaaaaccatTATTTTGCAGTAAGCAACACTTTCGTCCTTGAATATGAAAGAATAGCAATTTAAGACCATTCTTTGAAAGACCTGTCTATTCTAGTCTATTATCTATCAAATCGGATCAAATCCAACCTACAGTACCTGTAATCAAGGTTCAAGGTTTAATCTAGACACTCAAAATCATTGAAACTGCAACTCCCCCATCCCAATCACCCAATCAtctcataaaataaataaaacattgacaaaaaacatgataatgtattcaagaacaagaaaaaaactgttacatcattaaaaacaaaaagtctctGGGACATCATAGTGACCTAGTGGCTAAGACCTCTACCATGTAAACCACAATGTTCCTGGTTTGAACCCCCAACCCCACACATCTTAATCtataaatcaaatcaagttcATTTAAAGAGCATGTTTAAAAGCAGTCCTGCTCAGATTGAAGTGAACAGCACAACAACAGTGAGTAATTTtatcaattaaaggcaaaatggcTTACCAAAAAGGATCTAAAATCGATCTACATGCAATTCACAACAAGCAAACTCAAAGTacatatcaaaacaaaactcaaagagTACAGGTATAACAGCTTGACAGAAATGGTTGAGACTTCTCGTCTCCTATCAGCGTGCCTACAGGGACCGTCAGTGGGGAATCTCTGCCGTTTCTCTCCACCGAGCAAACCTGAAACGTCCACCAGAGAGATAAACAGCGAGGTTGTGAACAGTAAAGACAAACAGTAGGGCTGTCAAAACATCTATCCTATCATGTTTTTGAATGCTCAGTTTGCATcattagtttaatttaaaacGTACCTGCACAAGTCACGGACTGTCATGGTGCAGCTGCTGGGCTGGGTGGATCATCGCTAGCGTAATTAAAAGCATTGTTAGCATTCTTGACAATAACTCAGAATCAGGGAATTGTGTCGACATTTTAACAAGTTTTACCAAATCAGTGACGTTTCTTCATCTGGGCTTTTCTTCAGTTCATTGTAATATTTCTTCACCTGCTCAAGCTCGCTTGCaacatctaaaaaaacaaaaaacacattgtttacaATGAGTGCAGTATTCCTTTACACTATTAGAAATGTGTTGACTAATTCATTTCAGTAAGCTTTTACAGTATCTTTAGTgattatcatttgttttttttatatgttccCTTTACCTGGGATTGAGACATCATCTGTCTTGAGTGACAGCTCGATTGATTTCTGCATTGTTTTCTCCAGTTCCTCCAGGATTTCCTCCTAATTCAGCATGAAAATCTCTCAATCAGTTttcactcacacaaatacatagtGTACTATTGTGTAGATTAACTGAATCCCACATGTCCAACAATGAAGTGTTTAGAGGGCTGCTCAGACTGGACAGAAGGATTAATAGCTACATAAGCATGTTTCTGTCTTacattaataacaatatatattcttatattttatagcaataacagctttcaGAATGATGCACATTCCACTTGAATATAGAAAAAGCCTTCATGTAAACGATGACCCAGGATCAGGGATAAAGACAAAGACGTGCAGCACAGAATGTTTTACCATATGATCGTATAATGTatcataaaatgtgacaaacctTCAAGCGTCTCAGCTGGCTCAACATATCATCTTTAGCCTTCTCAAACATGGTGTTCTTTGAATAATCTACGTGCTTCTTAATAGTTTTCCTCATTTTGTCCTGTGAGCCCTTTcctgtgaatgtttttgcttctacaataaaacagaaaatgtcagcacaatcatgataaatgtaaatgtgtattattatagTGTCAGGTTGTACATGTCAAGATCTTCTATCTTACTTTCATAGCATTCTTGCATGGCTTCCTCAACTGTCATCGTCAGACTGCTGTAGATTGTTTTCTTACGCTCCCGTATCTTTCTGTTGAGTGTTGtcttaattttcttttccttagagagagaaaataaagtacagATCATTATATTTTTTCAATAAAATCAAGGTAATACAAATATGCCTAAtctatgtcttttttttatgtcttatcttttttttgAAAGCACAACCTGTGGTGTTAAGAGTTTTTATCTGCATTGCTAATAACATTACTGTATTGATAGTGCTCTTCACATACAGTGTATATGAATATGTTAATAgctcaaaatatatattttttgtgctTAAATCTTCCTTCCAGTCCTCAGTCACAAACTTGATGTTTGGGTTGATTTGGACAAACAGTTTGATAATGGACTAATGGAAAGGATGGTACTATTTCATCTTTTACCTCTGTCTCGAGAAATATCAGCTGCAGTTCGGCGTCTTTGCACTTTTGAATCAGCCTCTTTGTGTCAAGTGAAAACGTATTGATGACCCCGTTAAAAGGTCCACAAATTCCTTCATTtctgaaacatgttaacacattgaAATGTTCATAAAGGCATTGACAAGTTTGTATTAGCATGTATTATATTACATAATTTGTTCTGTATAATGTAGAATTTGTTAATTCTAGACATTCTCCATAGCTTTTGAAATGGGCCAACAAAGGGTTTTATGTCCTCATTAAGTCATTTCTTACGGGAAGGTCTTCTTGAATTCCTCATCAATGCTGTCAGTCAGGGATGAAGCTAACTTCATATTGAGgtttatttgtttcctgttcTTTGGTTTGTATTTGCCACTGTTCTCAACTACACACCTCAATGTCCCGTGGAAACCTGTCTTTTTCTGAGactaaacaaaagtaaaaacaaagaaggTTAACGTAATCATATCAAGAGCAAAATCAGTTGGTTtgatataattataattaaaatacatacagGATACAAGATGGACTTCAAGACACTTTCATATGAATCTTTTGATTTTTCAACCCCCTCAGTAAGgcatttttcaaatgtcttgtatGCCTCTTCCATGGGTTTTCTGACTTCATCAAGTTCATGCCTCATGTTTTCTTCAAGGTCTGTGCACACATCTGCTTTTATACCAGCctgaaatcaaacacaacacattcagTATTTAAAGCAATGAAACTACTGTATACTGCTCCCGGATTggtttttctttcaattcagtatgtttttttcatgtatttatttatgaaattcTGTTGAACTGGAATACAACAACTCTTTAATTACTGCATTTATGCAGCctctctgaaacaacaaaaattcAGGCAATCAACAACCTTGATGGCGAAAATGTACTTCACATAGACTTGATTTGAAATTGAGCTTGATTTACTTCAGCTTACTTATTTGctatgaatattattatttatatatacttatatatctTCAATATTAATGATAATTTTGACACTTAGAGACAATGAAATAGGTTTTATTACTTGATCTTACCATTTCTTCACTGCGGGCCCCTTGAATCAGAGAGAGAATCCCATGAGCTCCAGACACATAGTTTAATGTCTCTGAGTGACAGTCATTGAGTTCTTGCAGAAACTCCTGAAGTTTGGGTATTTCTGTAAAAAATTGGTTTGCAtcttacatatttacatacatattacatactgaaatgtaaatgtcataaTCCAATTAGTCGTTCTTGTTTGAATTAAAGTGGTTTaattaaactaaaacaaaatatgtattgGGGctatacattttctgttatccACAGTGCACATATATGGAGACTTCACCTACCAGTTTCATCTGGGtttagatgttttttctttacaaactCTTTGGAGCTCACTGTGAACACTTCCAAACAGCCATCGCTGAAATGTTTCTGAAAAAAACGTTGTGAATTATTTTAAGGCAGTCTTAAAGTTGTAGACAATCTTTGTGTTGGACTTTCTGTCAGTGTATAAAACTCACCTTAACCTCTTTTAGGGTTTTGAATTTCTTTCCCACTTTTTCCTTGGCTtgcatgtttcttttaaatatgGGAGCAGGAACATCAGCTGCTGAACTATAAGAAAAGATCTGAATCAAGTGGTACCTCGTACAATATTTGGAGCTGAAATTCCAATATTTTTGCATagactcttcttctctcatcttaGAATAAATGTCTTGACTTGAACCTGTAACTAATGATTCCACCATTTATATCAAAAAGGGTAAGACTCTCTAAGTAACAATTAACTGGAATTAATTAACTAGAAGTGCACCTATTGAACAGTATCTCCATTTCCATATAATAGcacaaaattacataaaaacataaattacatgTTTCTTCACTTCATAGGAATTTACAGTTGAATATCAGTTCCTTTCTAAGGAAGTTTTGGGGCCCATGAAATATAAGGTTAcagctgcaaatacagaaaacacaaacggAGAAACTCATTCACTTATTTGAGAACACTGTGCTTCATTTTCTGCAAATgtagaaaacacaagcaaatacaaaaaacagTACAATCAAGAACCAATAAATAGAGTGTGTTTGCATTCGCAGTATTCTGGttatgagtgttttttttccatgaccATATCCTtgtttcagaaacctggataatCTAGCTCTGATAAGAACCAGGCTACAATGGCATGTAAACACCTGATCCAGGTTTATGATCATTCTCTGTCGTTCTCACAGGTGTGTCATCAACTCAAGTTACATAGTAGTTGGTCAGTAAATCAAGAAATACGACGGCAAATGAAGTCATGTAATGATGATAAACAAGCTGAAATACAGGAAAAGTCTGACTTCAGTAATACAATGCAGATCATAAATTGTATTCTTGCTCTTGCTTTCCATTACAAGTGAACAGATGGAGAAGCTGAATCCAGCATAGTTCAGGCAGCcagagaacaaaatgtgttgaGGCAACAAAGTCGGTATAGAAATGAATGGCTGAGATGTTGAGGGATCAAGACACACCTGCTTGCAGAcaatcagaaacctggatactgTTATGATCATGGAAACAGGGTTCACTTACGGATCATCCAAATCTTCAATATGATCAGACTTGGTGCAGATAAAGTGAATCTGCTGACACTGGCCACCATTTCCCATAAGGCTACTGGCATCTTCCAGGATCTCCCAGggttctttctctgctgctgctcgaTTAATGTCAGTCACAATCCACACAGTAGAACAACTTCCAACAAACTGAAGGGGCATAATCGCAAGttaattatgaataataaattatCAGTACTTTGTAATTACATGATGTTACTGGTTCTGGATAACGCAGTGATACATAAGAAGCAGCATTACATGCAAATAAATTACCTCTTTCCACATTTTATCTCTGTTCTTGTTACAGTCCCCATTTCCAGGAAGATCCACAAGTGTGACATGCTGGAGAAGATCATTTCCAGGCACCCTGACAGTCACACACTTCACTAGTGGCCAATACCACCTCTTAACATCTTTATCTTCTCCGTCTTTTGAGTCACTTCTTGTGTATTTGACTAATTTTGCAGACAGCTCTTCAGCCTGCAATAAATAATAGAATTAACTTAAGACAACGCAaaagcaattttatttatatgcacATTCAAACTGCTTTACAAATTGTAGAACAGGATAAAATTAGAAGATAAAAAAGAGGAGCTATTAATAAACCCTATCGTTTAAGGTAACAACAAAGGCAAAAAGTCAGATTAATAAATAGTAAACCCAAAGTGGAGataaaagttcaattttgggCATTAGTGAACAGTTAGGTTTTAAGtttggattttaaaatgatcagattATGACAGTGACTAAGACTATCCGGGAGGTTATTGCAAGTATGTTTATCATCGTAGCATAATGCcacttctctgtgttttgtgttgaccATTGACAATCAGCAGACCCCAGTCTGATGATCTACGTGTTCTTGTAGGTTCATATGGATAAAGCATGGAAGAAACATAATTAGGTCCTAACCCCGTAAGTggtaatattttaaaaacaatagaaaGACTAACTGGTAACCAGTGCAGAGAATAGATGCAATGTcttcatattattttgtttttcataaaacTCATTCTCATCAAGTTTTAGTTGCATATGTGCTTAAAGGGTAGAGAGGACTGAGAAAGGACTTTTGCAATAGTTGAACCTGCTTGAGATGAATGTATGGATAAGCTTTTCAAGATCTGTTTGGAGTTCTTTTACTCTAGCAATATTTTTTAGATAATAAAAGGCTGAAAGTGTAATTGATTGGAAGTTACTGCTAAATCCAGGTCCAACATAACACCTACATTTCTGACATGTCTCACGGTTTTTAAAGATAGAGAGTCAGGGTGTGCAATATAAGGCGTGTGTTTCTTTCATTATGGGGACCAAAAACAGTCACCTCTTTATTTAGCAAGAGCCATTCATTTGTTCAATGCACTGACAAAGTGAGTCAATGGGACCACAGCCACCCAATGTAGATTTGAGTGTTGTCAGCATAAGTGTGGAAATTGATGTTGATACTTTCCAAAGGTGAGCATGGGGGGACCATGAATAGACTGAACAGAAGGGGGCCAAGTACTTATCCTTGTGGTAATCTCAGAGGCCTGACCTGATGGGTAGTAAAGTTGCCAACTGAGATAAAATTACTGTCCTGCATGTAGAGCTAGAACAAGTTCAGGGAAGTACCAGAGAGCTTGGTGACAGGTCCTAAATTACATTGGCACTGTTTGGGTACAATGATGGAAGCAAAATCCTGACTGGAATTTGTCAAGCAGttatataaattaattaagtTACTGGTAGACAATGTTCTCAATGATATTCCTATGAAGGATAAATGTGATACGGCATTGAAGATATTGAGGACAAGTGGACCAAGTATAAGTATTCTTTATATactgattttactttttgttgaaaatgaaaaacacagttgAACTAAACCAACCTGGAATGGCTAGGCAGTAAGTATGTATTACATAAACCTCAATAATTGTAAATTCATAACACTTAATTctgtcagacaggcagaaatgCTTTCTATGAAGGGATATATATCTAGATATACCGtatatatgagagagagagagacagagagagattattTTCCTCTTACTTACTGATTCGCATGTCAGAATTTTCCTCTTGGAATGTAGAAATTCTGgaatttctttaaaatatttgttatCCATGAGATTTTCAGGGGATTCACTTTTCCATTCGTCTCCATACAGCGCTGACAGCTTTTCAACAGTATCCTGATAATCATCAACATCTTGGTTTTCCTGATCTGTATTATCCCTAAGGAAATTAATCGAGGACCACAACTCGTCTCTCCACTcctaaaaagtaaaataattacGTTAAACTTTGTTTAAGTAAATGGCATGTAATGTAAACAGCAACTATAATTTTGAAACTACATCTCTTTTCAAATAGCTTcaagtaaacataaacatattcagCTAATTTTACCTCTTTTGTAATGAACTCAATGTCTGTCTCATACTTTGAGTTCTTCATGTTAGCCTCCACTTTAATCATGACTGAGGTACATGCACTGACACTTCCAGAGGGCAAGAGCTTCTTCTCTCCAATGACGGCATTTATCAAAGAGCTCTTTCCAGCCCCAGTTTTACCAAAGACACCGACCAGCTCCCTCTTGTCTGTCTCCAAATCACTGATTTTATCCCTGTTGTAGAAGAGTTTAAAATGGGTTGATGGTGATTatttggaaattaaataaacactgaaagaatGTGCCAACATCAGGAAAAACGTCCGATGAACAGCCTACTAAAGCATAATTCAAAGCGGctacatttttatatcaacaagtGTTCTCATGACTACTTGTAAGTGAAAGGGGTCCCTAACAGAGATGACACCCCACACAATTATCACCTGAATTTGCACTTCCcttcagctccacagagcttTATACCATCTTTTAactcttttaattgttttggttttttggcACGCAGCTTggacacagcaggcagctgatttcagagaaaaagctctgataaatcaCTGCAGTACATGCCCACCACAAaatagcagacagacaaaaagttggcaactagctggtgaacttgGGGCATTttgcagctaaagagccagatgtttccctcaggatttGGGTGTCATCAGAAACACAGctaggagagtgaatattagacttacgctaatgctaatgttactccATATCTTAATCTTATCTAAGATTAAGTAAAATGTGACTTAATCTTACTAAAAGCCACCAACCCTGCACAACTCTCTTTTCTAGATgcagtgattgacagctgtccaGACAATTCCTCTGTTGACATCATTAAAACCTTTCAGCTTTATGCAAGTATTGTAGCAAACAGGATATGTAGCTTTTGGTTGTGGTTACTAACAACAAAGGACCTGCTTCTTACTGGTGCAACCGGTCCCTAAATTTAATGGTGTGTTTTGACTGAAACCGAGGCAAATTTCTAAAGGCGATACAATTTCCT
The sequence above is a segment of the Enoplosus armatus isolate fEnoArm2 chromosome 17, fEnoArm2.hap1, whole genome shotgun sequence genome. Coding sequences within it:
- the LOC139299845 gene encoding nuclear GTPase SLIP-GC-like; the encoded protein is MDDFVRNKLIDWGLSQLIDTFKDHGIVEESFYCLVDQDITELIPKVGPRAIFRKKLALLKTEQNTTNQETVCKFYLQGQQNHEEADSAQVFPSTSGTSDKGKRKLDPQGESSKFQSPPRKRRRDSIPESHTADNSILSEVKTIMASVLDELLKQNNKKLNAFLKDKISDLETDKRELVGVFGKTGAGKSSLINAVIGEKKLLPSGSVSACTSVMIKVEANMKNSKYETDIEFITKEEWRDELWSSINFLRDNTDQENQDVDDYQDTVEKLSALYGDEWKSESPENLMDNKYFKEIPEFLHSKRKILTCESAEELSAKLVKYTRSDSKDGEDKDVKRWYWPLVKCVTVRVPGNDLLQHVTLVDLPGNGDCNKNRDKMWKEFVGSCSTVWIVTDINRAAAEKEPWEILEDASSLMGNGGQCQQIHFICTKSDHIEDLDDPSAADVPAPIFKRNMQAKEKVGKKFKTLKEVKKHFSDGCLEVFTVSSKEFVKKKHLNPDETEIPKLQEFLQELNDCHSETLNYVSGAHGILSLIQGARSEEMAGIKADVCTDLEENMRHELDEVRKPMEEAYKTFEKCLTEGVEKSKDSYESVLKSILYPSQKKTGFHGTLRCVVENSGKYKPKNRKQINLNMKLASSLTDSIDEEFKKTFPNEGICGPFNGVINTFSLDTKRLIQKCKDAELQLIFLETEEKKIKTTLNRKIRERKKTIYSSLTMTVEEAMQECYEKAKTFTGKGSQDKMRKTIKKHVDYSKNTMFEKAKDDMLSQLRRLKEEILEELEKTMQKSIELSLKTDDVSIPDVASELEQVKKYYNELKKSPDEETSLICDDPPSPAAAP